The Lewinellaceae bacterium genome has a segment encoding these proteins:
- a CDS encoding histidine phosphatase family protein, with protein sequence MKKLFIIRHAKSSWANSSLPDHQRPLNSRGLRDAPFMGKLLQKTGAQPDLLLSSPANRAFSTACFFAEAFGIPETEIRKEERIYDAFPSDMVDIIQSLPADLETVFIFGHNPTFTSLANKYAERQIANMPTCSIVQVEADVKNWKDFSPGTAKVVAFHYPGQYFK encoded by the coding sequence ATGAAAAAACTATTTATCATCCGTCATGCCAAATCAAGCTGGGCCAATTCATCTTTACCCGATCATCAGCGGCCATTGAATAGCCGGGGATTACGGGATGCACCTTTTATGGGAAAATTGCTTCAAAAGACAGGAGCCCAGCCGGATCTTCTGCTTTCCAGTCCGGCAAACCGGGCCTTTTCCACTGCTTGTTTTTTTGCAGAAGCTTTTGGTATTCCTGAAACAGAAATACGGAAGGAGGAACGTATTTATGATGCTTTTCCTTCCGACATGGTGGATATCATCCAAAGTTTGCCGGCTGATCTGGAAACCGTTTTTATTTTTGGGCATAATCCGACCTTTACCAGTCTGGCCAATAAATATGCCGAAAGACAGATCGCAAATATGCCTACCTGCAGCATTGTCCAGGTGGAAGCTGACGTAAAAAACTGGAAGGATTTTTCTCCTGGTACAGCAAAAGTGGTTGCCTTCCATTATCCCGGGCAATATTTTAAATAA
- a CDS encoding four helix bundle protein — translation MGKYIELKDLEIYKLSRELSSGIWQIYCEMKWQDQKIMGDQAVRSADSVGANIAEGYGRYHKLDKIRFYLIARASLNEFSIHWVELLHERKILNIDVFNDLKSCSKKLEIKLNNFITRIRKSDNL, via the coding sequence ATGGGAAAATACATTGAATTAAAGGATCTGGAAATATATAAATTATCCAGAGAGCTTTCAAGTGGAATATGGCAAATTTATTGTGAAATGAAATGGCAAGACCAAAAAATCATGGGAGATCAGGCAGTGCGGTCAGCAGATTCTGTTGGAGCAAATATTGCCGAAGGATATGGCCGTTATCACAAATTAGATAAAATACGATTCTACCTGATTGCCCGAGCTTCTCTTAACGAATTTAGTATTCACTGGGTGGAATTATTACACGAAAGAAAAATCTTGAATATAGATGTATTTAACGACCTGAAAAGTTGCTCAAAAAAGCTTGAAATAAAATTAAACAATTTCATTACCCGGATTCGAAAAAGTGACAATTTATGA
- a CDS encoding DUF3467 domain-containing protein: MDEKNKKNQQLNLELPEEIAEGVYSNLAIISHSSSEFVLDFVRLMPNVPKAKVKSRIILTPQHAKRLLKALNDNIQRFEAQFGTIDEPDQPPFPPMSFTPTAQA; this comes from the coding sequence ATGGACGAAAAGAACAAAAAAAATCAACAACTAAACCTGGAGCTTCCCGAAGAAATTGCTGAAGGGGTTTATTCCAACCTAGCGATCATCTCTCATTCCTCATCGGAATTTGTATTGGACTTTGTGCGATTGATGCCCAATGTGCCCAAAGCAAAAGTCAAATCCAGGATTATTCTCACGCCTCAGCACGCGAAGCGTTTGCTCAAGGCCCTCAATGATAATATCCAGCGTTTTGAAGCTCAGTTCGGAACCATCGATGAACCGGACCAGCCACCGTTCCCTCCGATGAGTTTTACGCCGACAGCACAGGCGTAA
- a CDS encoding FKBP-type peptidyl-prolyl cis-trans isomerase: MNLKLLAIITLVGLFFASCSKDYNKINREEILDFLDANNLDAIEHESGLFYIITQTGNGNHPPFDATVTVKYTGTLLDGTFFDGTQDGATATFPLYNLIPGWQIGIPLLEKGGKGTFFIPSELGYGSQATGNIPANSVLVFDIELVNF, encoded by the coding sequence ATGAATTTGAAATTACTTGCAATCATTACCCTTGTCGGTTTATTTTTCGCTTCTTGTTCAAAAGATTATAATAAGATCAACCGGGAAGAAATCCTTGATTTTCTCGATGCCAACAATCTGGATGCTATAGAACACGAATCCGGGCTCTTTTATATTATTACCCAAACGGGGAATGGAAATCATCCACCTTTTGATGCGACGGTAACGGTAAAATACACGGGTACTTTGCTTGACGGCACTTTTTTTGATGGCACCCAGGATGGAGCTACCGCTACCTTTCCCTTATACAATCTTATTCCCGGCTGGCAAATTGGCATTCCTCTGCTGGAAAAAGGCGGAAAAGGAACATTTTTTATTCCTTCAGAACTAGGGTATGGCAGCCAGGCAACAGGCAATATTCCTGCCAATTCCGTATTGGTTTTTGATATTGAACTGGTCAATTTTTAG
- a CDS encoding efflux RND transporter periplasmic adaptor subunit, translating to MKNKSIYIVGIMALALGFSAAWFIKPAKTQSNPDSNIEHNHQSANPTIWTCSMHPQIQQPEPGQCPICGMDLIPLLNISSNNDPLVLEMTQEAIKLANIQTTVIGASGKHEKSILLNGKIQADERRSSSQSAHIPGRIEQLFITFTAEQVKKGQKIATIYSPELVTAQQELIEALKFSDVNPKLAEAARKKLLFWKIPAKTIEAIEQSGTIQETFTLYAETDGVVSNRRIAMGDYVNKGQVLFDLINLSNLWVLFDGYEEDLANIHVGDKVEFTTPALSTKTFTTRINYIDPVINPKTRVASLRAEINNSAGLLKPEMFVRGEVKASMAANEKLMVPKSAVLWTGKRSVVYVKLPDMEIPSYSYREIDLGPSLGNSFLIEGGLEAGEEVVTRGNFAIDASAQLNNQQSMMNKMVKQKGGKEPPATLPDFGADTPVAFKAQLSDLVKPYLALKNALVSTDQDAAIAAVPAFLENLTKPDRSLLKGSAHMYWMDQLNGMKGHAEQIKTLTDVEAQRTQFSFLSQLLIQTFEAFGYDGDTLYIQHCPMAFDNDGADWISREEDIENPYFGDKMMKCGTVTGILPMEMSPRQDEN from the coding sequence ATGAAGAATAAATCAATATATATCGTTGGAATAATGGCTTTAGCCTTAGGTTTTTCAGCAGCGTGGTTTATTAAACCTGCAAAAACTCAAAGTAATCCCGATTCAAATATTGAGCATAACCACCAATCCGCAAATCCAACAATCTGGACCTGCTCCATGCACCCGCAAATTCAGCAACCTGAGCCGGGGCAATGCCCTATTTGCGGAATGGACCTGATCCCCCTTCTCAACATCAGTTCCAATAATGATCCGCTTGTGCTGGAAATGACACAGGAAGCCATTAAGTTGGCCAATATTCAAACTACGGTTATCGGAGCTTCAGGAAAGCACGAAAAATCTATATTACTCAATGGAAAAATTCAGGCCGATGAAAGGCGCTCCTCCAGTCAGTCTGCTCATATTCCCGGGCGTATCGAGCAGTTGTTTATCACCTTTACCGCCGAGCAAGTCAAAAAAGGACAAAAAATCGCCACCATTTATTCCCCGGAACTGGTCACCGCCCAACAGGAATTGATAGAAGCTCTGAAGTTTTCCGACGTGAATCCAAAACTTGCCGAAGCGGCGAGAAAAAAACTGCTGTTTTGGAAAATTCCGGCAAAAACCATTGAAGCCATTGAACAAAGCGGAACCATCCAGGAAACCTTTACCCTTTATGCCGAAACGGACGGAGTGGTTTCCAACCGCAGAATTGCCATGGGCGACTACGTAAACAAAGGACAAGTACTTTTCGACCTTATCAACCTTAGCAACCTTTGGGTTTTATTTGATGGTTATGAAGAAGACCTGGCCAATATTCACGTTGGGGATAAAGTTGAATTTACTACCCCAGCCCTGTCCACTAAAACCTTTACCACCCGAATCAATTATATCGATCCAGTGATCAACCCCAAAACCCGGGTTGCTTCCTTGCGTGCTGAAATAAACAACAGTGCAGGTCTGCTCAAACCGGAAATGTTCGTCCGGGGAGAAGTAAAAGCCAGCATGGCCGCAAACGAAAAATTGATGGTTCCCAAATCGGCAGTTTTGTGGACGGGCAAGCGTTCGGTGGTTTATGTGAAATTGCCCGACATGGAAATCCCCTCCTATTCTTATCGTGAAATAGACCTGGGGCCTTCTCTTGGAAATAGTTTCCTTATTGAAGGCGGTTTGGAAGCAGGTGAGGAAGTAGTGACTCGTGGAAATTTTGCCATTGATGCCTCTGCCCAGCTGAACAATCAGCAAAGCATGATGAATAAAATGGTTAAACAAAAAGGAGGAAAGGAACCCCCTGCAACCCTTCCCGATTTTGGGGCGGACACTCCGGTAGCTTTTAAAGCCCAGTTAAGTGATCTGGTCAAACCATACCTGGCATTAAAAAACGCCCTCGTTTCTACCGATCAGGATGCCGCAATTGCTGCGGTGCCCGCTTTCCTGGAAAATCTTACAAAACCTGATAGGAGCCTGCTGAAAGGAAGTGCCCATATGTATTGGATGGATCAATTGAACGGGATGAAAGGGCATGCTGAACAAATTAAAACCCTAACAGATGTCGAAGCCCAGCGCACCCAATTCTCCTTCCTTTCCCAGCTGTTGATCCAGACCTTTGAAGCCTTTGGATACGATGGTGATACCCTATATATTCAACATTGCCCTATGGCCTTTGACAATGACGGGGCCGATTGGATCAGCCGGGAAGAAGATATCGAAAATCCCTATTTCGGGGATAAAATGATGAAATGTGGCACCGTTACCGGAATACTTCCAATGGAGATGTCGCCCCGCCAGGACGAGAATTAA
- a CDS encoding efflux RND transporter permease subunit: MLNKIIRFFLENTLVTWLLLGVFLCWGIVTAPFDFGVNWLPRDPVSVDAIPDIGENQQIVFTKWMGRSPQDVEDQISYPLTTSLLGIPGVKSIRSNSMFGFSSIYIIFKEDIDFYWSRSRILEKLNSLPANTLPPEVQPTLGPDATALGQIYWYTLEGRDSEGNPTGGWDPEELRSIQDFYVRYGLSSADGVAEVASIGGYVQEYQIDVDPDAMKAHNINLEQVMAAVKNSNLDIGAQTLEINMVEYFVRGLGYIKSVEDIEESVVTVNNNVPIKIKDIARVNLGPETRRGALDKSGAEATGGVVVARYGSNPMQVIKNVKAKIREIEPGLPQKTLADGTVSQIKIIPFYDRTLLIKETLGTLREALTLEILITIIVVVLMLLNLKSSLLVSGTLPLAVLMVFIAMRYFGVDANIVALSGIAIAIGTMVDMGIVLTESMIIRIKEAPPDESLMTSIYEATTEVASAVITAVATTIVSFIPVFAMEAAEGKMFRPLAFTKTFALTASIIVAITILPTLAHGLFSIKSKKEWPRYVANILLIAGGVWLAVSFNFSLGLLAIFVGVMEGFTVALKKITSDKVTGSFNIIKNILYGGMIAFLLAREWMPLGVNQSILTNFIFVAGTTGLLLGFFYIIIFYYENILRFLLRIKWLFLCIPVLLVYIGFNIMQKTGQEFMPSLDEGSFLLMPTAMPHSGMQENLKNVRLLDMAVTAIPEVESVVGKLGRVESPLDPAPISMYENIISYKSEYKTDADGHRLRFKVDENDAFVRDSNNELIPDDRGQYFRQWRDHIKSPDDIWNEIVKVTRLPGVTSAPKLQPIETRLVMLQTGMRAPMGIKVYGSDLKTIEDFGVQLEKYLKDVEGVKDVAVFADRIVGKPYIELEIDRNAISRHGLTVNQVQQYIQAAVGGMKMTETVEGRERYPVRIRYPRELRNDPDAINKILLPSKSGGQIPLGALVKTNFVQGPQSIKSEDGFLVGYVLFDKESGYSEGEVVNKAQDYFKEKIQSRTLVVPPGISYKFAGNFEQQERASKRLSIVVPIALMLIFLILYFEFKSVLVTSMVFSGVFVAFAGGFIMIWLYGQPWFLDFSVMGTNMRDLFGVHKLNLSVAVWVGFLALFGIATDDGVLVATFLRDSFKRNKPDSVEGIREAVIEGGKRRVRPAMMTSATTILALLPVLTSSGRGSDIMIPMAIPSFGGMVLAVITMFVVPVLYSLWQEIKFKFEN; this comes from the coding sequence ATGCTAAATAAAATTATCCGGTTTTTCCTCGAAAACACACTGGTAACCTGGTTACTACTGGGCGTTTTTCTCTGTTGGGGAATCGTTACGGCACCCTTTGATTTTGGCGTAAACTGGCTGCCCCGTGACCCCGTTTCTGTAGATGCCATTCCTGATATAGGCGAAAATCAGCAAATCGTTTTCACTAAATGGATGGGGCGTTCCCCCCAGGATGTGGAAGACCAGATCAGCTATCCTCTAACCACATCCTTATTGGGTATTCCCGGAGTTAAAAGCATCCGCAGCAATTCCATGTTTGGCTTTTCCAGTATTTACATCATTTTTAAGGAAGATATTGACTTTTATTGGAGTCGCAGCCGGATTCTTGAAAAGCTCAACTCTCTTCCTGCAAACACCCTTCCCCCCGAAGTTCAGCCTACACTTGGCCCTGATGCAACCGCCCTTGGACAAATTTACTGGTACACCCTGGAAGGAAGAGATTCAGAAGGCAACCCCACCGGGGGCTGGGATCCGGAAGAACTCCGATCGATCCAGGACTTTTATGTCCGTTACGGGCTTTCCTCGGCAGACGGTGTTGCTGAAGTGGCCTCCATTGGCGGGTATGTACAAGAATACCAGATCGACGTGGATCCTGATGCTATGAAAGCCCATAACATCAACCTCGAACAGGTCATGGCTGCCGTAAAAAACAGTAATCTCGACATCGGAGCACAAACCCTTGAGATCAATATGGTGGAATATTTTGTCAGGGGGCTGGGATACATTAAATCCGTCGAGGATATTGAAGAAAGCGTGGTTACAGTTAACAATAATGTTCCCATAAAAATCAAAGATATTGCGCGGGTAAACCTCGGACCTGAAACAAGGCGGGGGGCATTGGACAAATCAGGAGCGGAGGCCACCGGGGGTGTCGTGGTCGCTCGGTATGGTTCCAACCCAATGCAAGTTATTAAAAACGTAAAAGCCAAGATCAGGGAGATCGAACCGGGATTGCCTCAAAAAACGCTCGCAGACGGGACCGTTTCCCAGATTAAAATCATTCCCTTTTACGACCGGACCCTTTTAATCAAGGAAACCCTGGGCACCCTGCGGGAAGCACTTACCCTTGAAATTCTGATTACCATTATTGTGGTTGTTTTAATGTTATTGAATTTGAAGTCTTCCCTCCTGGTTTCAGGAACTTTGCCGCTTGCCGTTTTAATGGTTTTCATTGCGATGCGTTACTTTGGAGTGGATGCCAATATTGTTGCGCTTTCCGGTATTGCCATCGCTATCGGTACTATGGTGGATATGGGCATTGTCCTGACAGAGAGCATGATTATTCGTATAAAGGAAGCTCCGCCTGACGAAAGTCTGATGACTTCCATTTACGAAGCAACTACAGAAGTAGCCTCGGCGGTTATTACGGCCGTTGCGACCACCATCGTAAGCTTCATTCCTGTTTTCGCCATGGAAGCGGCAGAAGGGAAAATGTTCCGGCCACTCGCCTTTACCAAAACTTTTGCGCTTACGGCCTCTATTATTGTAGCCATAACCATTCTCCCTACGCTGGCTCATGGGCTGTTTTCAATCAAATCAAAAAAAGAATGGCCCCGGTATGTTGCCAACATTTTACTGATCGCCGGGGGGGTATGGCTGGCGGTATCCTTTAATTTCAGCCTTGGTTTACTGGCCATTTTTGTTGGCGTTATGGAAGGATTTACCGTTGCTTTGAAAAAGATTACTTCTGACAAGGTCACCGGGTCATTTAATATCATTAAAAATATTCTGTACGGAGGTATGATCGCTTTTTTACTGGCCCGGGAATGGATGCCATTAGGCGTAAACCAGAGTATTTTGACCAACTTTATTTTTGTGGCCGGAACCACAGGTTTACTGCTTGGGTTTTTCTATATCATTATTTTTTATTACGAAAACATTTTAAGGTTTCTGCTCCGGATCAAATGGCTCTTTTTGTGCATACCGGTTCTCCTCGTTTACATCGGTTTTAATATTATGCAAAAAACGGGGCAGGAATTTATGCCATCATTAGATGAGGGCTCCTTCCTGCTAATGCCCACTGCCATGCCACATTCCGGCATGCAGGAGAATCTCAAAAATGTACGTCTGCTGGATATGGCTGTCACGGCTATTCCGGAAGTAGAATCGGTGGTTGGAAAGCTGGGAAGAGTCGAAAGCCCCCTGGATCCTGCTCCCATTTCCATGTATGAAAACATTATTTCCTATAAATCTGAGTACAAAACCGATGCGGATGGTCACCGGCTGCGATTTAAAGTGGACGAAAACGATGCTTTCGTTAGGGATTCAAATAATGAATTAATTCCTGACGACCGGGGGCAGTATTTCAGGCAATGGAGAGACCACATCAAAAGTCCGGATGATATTTGGAATGAAATTGTAAAAGTAACCCGACTGCCGGGAGTAACTTCTGCCCCAAAATTACAGCCTATTGAAACCCGACTGGTGATGCTGCAAACCGGAATGCGGGCCCCGATGGGCATCAAGGTTTATGGTTCGGATTTGAAAACCATTGAAGATTTTGGCGTTCAGCTTGAAAAATACCTGAAGGACGTAGAAGGCGTTAAGGATGTAGCCGTTTTCGCTGACAGGATCGTTGGTAAACCTTATATCGAACTGGAAATAGACCGGAATGCAATCAGCAGACACGGCCTGACAGTCAACCAGGTACAACAATACATCCAGGCCGCTGTAGGAGGCATGAAAATGACGGAAACAGTGGAAGGCAGAGAACGCTATCCGGTCAGGATTCGGTATCCGAGGGAACTTAGAAACGATCCCGATGCCATCAATAAAATTCTTTTGCCTTCAAAATCCGGTGGACAAATACCACTCGGAGCCCTGGTCAAAACCAATTTTGTGCAAGGGCCACAATCCATTAAAAGTGAGGACGGTTTTTTGGTAGGTTATGTTCTCTTTGACAAAGAGTCCGGGTATTCTGAAGGGGAGGTTGTCAATAAAGCCCAGGATTATTTCAAGGAAAAAATCCAATCCCGTACATTGGTGGTACCTCCCGGAATCAGCTACAAATTCGCCGGAAACTTTGAGCAGCAGGAAAGGGCGAGTAAACGCCTGAGCATTGTGGTGCCAATAGCTTTAATGCTCATCTTTTTGATCCTGTATTTTGAATTCAAATCAGTGCTGGTCACCTCGATGGTGTTTTCGGGTGTTTTTGTCGCCTTTGCCGGTGGTTTTATTATGATATGGCTTTACGGACAACCCTGGTTCCTCGACTTCAGTGTGATGGGAACCAATATGAGGGATCTGTTTGGAGTCCATAAATTAAACCTGAGCGTTGCCGTCTGGGTAGGTTTCCTGGCTCTTTTCGGCATCGCCACCGATGACGGGGTGCTGGTGGCCACTTTCCTCCGGGATAGTTTCAAAAGAAATAAACCTGATTCTGTAGAAGGCATCAGGGAAGCTGTAATCGAAGGCGGGAAAAGAAGGGTGCGCCCGGCCATGATGACTTCAGCGACCACGATACTTGCCTTGCTACCGGTTCTGACGTCCTCCGGCCGCGGGTCGGATATTATGATCCCAATGGCGATTCCGTCTTTTGGAGGCATGGTACTGGCAGTGATTACAATGTTTGTGGTACCGGTCCTGTATTCGTTGTGGCAGGAGATAAAGTTTAAGTTTGAAAATTAA
- a CDS encoding DUF4296 domain-containing protein has protein sequence MERTNRWILLMMTAGILFFGCQQEKEDPLPYEDEKIISILLDVHLAEAALQSLGKVMKDSMTDVYYDQIYTIHQISKADFQKMMELLRNSPKNLNRIYGQLMERVEIEEKEIEARIETKRRDKDSTDLIKIHEEKTDE, from the coding sequence ATGGAACGAACGAACAGGTGGATCCTATTAATGATGACTGCAGGAATTTTATTTTTTGGGTGTCAACAGGAAAAAGAGGACCCTTTGCCTTATGAGGATGAAAAGATCATTTCCATTCTCTTGGACGTGCATTTGGCGGAAGCCGCTCTGCAGTCCCTGGGAAAAGTGATGAAAGACAGCATGACAGATGTTTACTATGACCAGATTTATACCATTCACCAGATAAGCAAGGCTGATTTTCAAAAAATGATGGAGTTATTGAGAAACAGTCCGAAAAATTTAAACAGGATTTACGGCCAGTTGATGGAGCGTGTGGAAATTGAAGAAAAGGAGATAGAAGCCCGGATAGAGACTAAAAGAAGGGATAAGGATTCGACCGATCTAATAAAAATCCATGAAGAAAAAACAGATGAATGA
- a CDS encoding SDR family oxidoreductase has translation MKFKNKVVWITGASSGIGEHLAYAFAQRGSKLALTARNLEALEKVKNKIGKDSDVLIFNMDVTNFDAAPDAAKKIVDHFGRIDILVNNAGISQRALVKDTVLEVDKRIMDVNFLGTVAITKAVLPYMLKQQSGQIVVLSSLMGKFSTALRSAYAASKHALHGFFDALRMEVRDDNIKITLLIPGFVHTNVSVNALTGDGNKTNKMDDGQAAGFTRQEFAEKALKAIEAEKREAVIAKKEIIGVYLKRFFPSLLDKILSRSKIT, from the coding sequence ATGAAATTCAAAAACAAGGTCGTCTGGATCACGGGAGCCTCCTCCGGGATAGGGGAACACCTGGCTTATGCATTTGCTCAAAGAGGCTCAAAGCTCGCCCTGACGGCCAGGAATCTGGAGGCTTTGGAAAAGGTAAAAAACAAAATCGGGAAGGATTCAGATGTACTCATCTTTAATATGGATGTCACCAATTTTGATGCAGCACCCGATGCCGCTAAAAAAATTGTGGATCATTTTGGTCGTATTGATATTTTGGTCAACAATGCCGGGATATCCCAACGTGCCCTGGTTAAGGATACCGTACTTGAAGTAGACAAAAGAATAATGGACGTGAACTTCCTCGGAACGGTAGCAATCACCAAAGCCGTATTGCCATATATGCTAAAGCAGCAATCCGGGCAAATCGTGGTACTCAGCAGCCTGATGGGCAAATTCTCCACAGCGCTCAGGTCAGCATATGCCGCCTCAAAACATGCGCTTCATGGTTTTTTCGACGCCTTAAGGATGGAAGTAAGGGACGACAACATCAAAATCACCTTACTTATCCCGGGTTTTGTTCATACCAATGTGAGTGTCAACGCCCTCACCGGCGACGGGAACAAAACCAATAAGATGGATGATGGCCAGGCCGCAGGATTTACCAGACAGGAATTCGCGGAAAAAGCGCTGAAAGCCATTGAGGCCGAAAAACGGGAAGCCGTTATTGCCAAAAAGGAAATCATCGGTGTGTACCTTAAACGTTTTTTCCCTTCCCTGCTGGACAAAATTCTGAGTCGATCCAAAATTACTTGA
- a CDS encoding TolC family protein, whose amino-acid sequence MKHKKSPNINLSLFIHLSLFISLSLFYSNEMIGQPLDDLLSIAETNNYELKALEQEYLAALEKAPQVSQLPDPEVSLGLFALPAETRLGPQRIAFGASQMFPWKGTLNARKAIALSNASVSFERITATKLDLFYQVKMAYLELYELNQSMEIIQGNIMLFKALESTALAKTESGKGSIADVLRTQLKLKELDQKLKIIANQKSIAQATLNQALGRPADVQVQVTDEFEPAELIFDKDSLAENIREHHPMLTMYSLQQESARKEMDLNTLNGKPSFGVGLDYILVGKRSDANPESNGRDILVPKIKMTVPLNRKKYTARAQEEQLRITALENRKEDLQLKFMAGIEKAYADYEDAILKLELYQQQIKITQSVIDILQESYTNSGNSFDELLRLENDLVNYEMDILKATVKSHKAKIEIERYLIDY is encoded by the coding sequence ATGAAACATAAAAAATCTCCAAATATCAATTTATCTCTATTTATCCATCTATCTCTATTTATCTCCCTATCTCTATTTTATTCTAATGAGATGATTGGACAACCGTTAGATGATTTACTGAGCATAGCGGAGACCAACAATTATGAACTTAAAGCTTTGGAACAGGAGTACCTTGCCGCTTTGGAGAAGGCGCCACAGGTTAGCCAGTTACCTGACCCTGAAGTCAGCCTGGGCTTATTCGCCTTGCCTGCCGAAACACGGTTAGGGCCGCAAAGGATTGCCTTTGGAGCCTCCCAAATGTTCCCATGGAAAGGGACGTTAAATGCCCGGAAAGCTATCGCCCTGAGCAATGCAAGCGTATCCTTCGAACGCATAACGGCAACCAAACTCGATCTGTTCTACCAGGTAAAAATGGCTTACCTGGAGTTGTATGAACTCAATCAAAGTATGGAGATTATCCAGGGTAATATCATGCTTTTTAAGGCACTGGAATCCACCGCCCTGGCCAAAACAGAAAGTGGTAAAGGCAGCATTGCGGATGTGCTTAGGACGCAATTAAAGCTAAAGGAACTGGATCAAAAACTAAAAATAATTGCCAACCAAAAATCTATAGCCCAGGCCACCCTCAACCAGGCCCTGGGCCGCCCCGCAGATGTTCAGGTGCAGGTTACGGATGAATTTGAACCGGCTGAACTGATATTCGACAAGGATAGTTTAGCGGAAAATATCAGGGAGCATCACCCCATGTTAACTATGTATTCCCTCCAGCAGGAAAGCGCCAGAAAGGAAATGGATCTGAACACGCTCAACGGTAAACCCTCCTTTGGGGTTGGCCTGGATTACATCCTGGTGGGGAAACGCAGCGACGCCAATCCGGAAAGTAACGGACGTGACATTTTGGTTCCAAAGATCAAAATGACTGTTCCGTTGAATCGTAAAAAGTACACCGCCAGGGCCCAGGAAGAACAACTGAGAATTACTGCCCTGGAAAATCGAAAGGAAGATCTTCAGTTGAAATTTATGGCTGGCATTGAAAAAGCCTATGCAGATTATGAAGACGCCATTTTGAAACTGGAACTGTATCAGCAACAAATAAAGATCACCCAATCCGTCATTGACATTTTACAGGAGAGCTACACCAATTCCGGAAACAGTTTTGATGAATTGCTTCGCCTGGAGAATGACCTCGTCAATTACGAAATGGATATTTTGAAAGCTACCGTTAAAAGTCATAAAGCCAAGATCGAAATCGAGAGGTACTTGATTGATTATTAA
- a CDS encoding NAD(P)-dependent glycerol-3-phosphate dehydrogenase gives MPDKKGKRTGVIGVGSFGTAIANLLAHNTDVLVFSRKQEVVDKINLEHRHFGLNLSERIVATNSLEEVSRECTLIFPIVPSNKFRVMMQNLGPSLRPYHILIHGTKGFDLRNIDLNDIENKNVTLSDICTMTEVIKQESSVERVGCLAGPNLASEIMEGQPTATVIASHFDEVINLGKKNLNSKHFHVFGNYDLLGAELAGALKNVIALGSGILRGHGLGKNIQAMLISRGLGEMIHFGKKIGAESSAFLGTAGIGDLIATATSKSSRNFTFGYRLGKGESLEEINKTTDELAEGVRTLVITNYLANHYRLHVPITRMLYKVVYEGFSVDRAIEFLMIYPYDVDVDFI, from the coding sequence ATGCCAGACAAAAAAGGAAAACGGACAGGTGTTATAGGAGTAGGTAGTTTTGGAACAGCGATAGCCAATTTGTTGGCGCACAACACCGATGTACTGGTCTTTAGCAGGAAACAGGAAGTGGTGGATAAAATCAACCTGGAGCATCGCCATTTTGGATTAAATCTGAGTGAGCGTATTGTTGCCACCAATTCCCTGGAGGAAGTTTCCAGGGAATGCACCCTGATCTTCCCCATCGTGCCTTCGAATAAATTCAGGGTGATGATGCAAAACCTGGGACCATCCCTTCGTCCTTACCACATCCTCATTCATGGTACCAAAGGGTTTGACCTGCGGAATATCGATTTAAATGATATTGAAAACAAAAATGTAACCCTGTCAGATATATGCACGATGACGGAGGTGATCAAGCAGGAAAGTTCCGTAGAAAGAGTGGGTTGCCTGGCCGGCCCCAACCTGGCCAGCGAAATCATGGAAGGGCAGCCTACTGCAACGGTTATTGCCAGCCACTTTGACGAGGTGATCAACCTTGGTAAAAAAAATCTCAACAGCAAACATTTTCATGTTTTCGGCAATTACGACCTTTTGGGAGCTGAGCTGGCAGGTGCACTTAAAAACGTCATCGCTCTGGGTTCGGGGATCCTCCGCGGACATGGGCTCGGAAAAAACATTCAGGCGATGCTGATTTCCCGTGGTCTTGGCGAAATGATCCATTTTGGTAAAAAAATCGGGGCCGAAAGCAGTGCTTTCCTCGGCACCGCCGGCATCGGTGACCTCATTGCCACAGCTACCAGTAAAAGCAGCCGCAATTTCACCTTTGGTTATCGGCTCGGAAAAGGAGAATCCCTTGAAGAAATCAATAAAACTACCGATGAGTTGGCAGAAGGGGTAAGAACGCTTGTCATTACCAACTATCTGGCCAATCACTATCGGCTGCACGTTCCCATAACGAGGATGCTATACAAAGTGGTTTACGAAGGTTTTTCCGTAGACCGTGCCATAGAGTTTTTAATGATATATCCTTACGACGTAGATGTAGATTTTATTTAG